In Sciurus carolinensis chromosome 17, mSciCar1.2, whole genome shotgun sequence, one genomic interval encodes:
- the Ccdc194 gene encoding coiled-coil domain-containing protein 194 — MAEPGPEPGRAWRVLALCGVAVFLAAAAAGGALVAWNLAASAARGPRCPEPGVNATAPPQDPAPEVEELRRRLAEAAQREETLARQLEQAEGVRRELEEALRACENRQSRLQTQLKTLKTEMEEAKAQGTQMGVENGALTEALARWEAVATESAQRLDEVLRRAGAAEAEGEACAARETALRERVIALEAEVGLQRRGSRPRPRSGSRSRASPRSRSRLGPSKGCRRPPRREG; from the exons ATGGCCGAACCGGGGCCGGAGCCCGGGCGCGCGTGGCGGGTGCTGGCCCTGTGCGGGGTCGCCGTCTTTCTGGCTGCGGCGGCGGCCGGCGGGGCCCTAGTAGCGTGGAATCTGGCTGCCTCCGCTGCCCGGGGGCCTCGCTGCCCCGAGCCGGGGGTCAACGCCACAGCGCCACCCCAGGATCCGGCCCCCGAAGTCGAGGAGCTGCGGCGCCGCCTGGCAGAGGCCGCCCAGCGCGAGGAGACCCTGGCCAGGCAGCTGGAGCAGGCGGAGGGTGTCCGCCGGGAGTTGGAGGAGGCTCTCAGGGCCTGTGAGAACCGGCAG AGCCGCCTTCAGACGCAACTAAAGACCCTGAAGACTGAGATGGAGGAAGCCAAAGCACAGGGAACCCAGATGGGGGTTGAGAACGGGGCGTTGACAG AAGCCCTGGCTCGCTGGGAGGCAGTGGCCACGGAGTCTGCGCAGCGGTTGGACGAGGTGCTCCGGCGCGCAGGCGCGGCCGAGGCTGAAGGCGAAGCCTGCGCTGCTCGGGAGACCGCGCTGCGTGAGCGCGT CATTGCCCTGGAAGCGGAGGTGGGTCTCCAGCGCAGAGGGTCGCGCCCCCGGCCCCGCTCAGGGTCCCGATCCAGGGCCAGCCCCCGCTCGCGCTCCCGCCTCGGGCCGTCCAAGGGCTGCCGGCGGCCGCCGCGGCGGGAAGGATGA
- the Bst2 gene encoding bone marrow stromal antigen 2 has protein sequence MSPTLYHRCPVTMDDQWKEDSLQRRWLWLLVGFLVVLVVSLAIPLAIYVLRSESAACQEGLQIQRECHNATQLLRKQLSQVQERFLGAETQADTCKQSVVKLQSQELKQQKKVQELEGAITRLNQTLQTTLAELEQLRKESTASGGITEPSPASSQATRFLQVPAWLLLLGLSIRLL, from the exons ATGTCACCCACTTTGTACCACCGCTGCCCGGTGACCATGGATGATCAATGGAAGGAGGACAGTCTGCAGAGACGCTGGCTGTGGCTGTTGGTAGGCTTCCTAGTGGTCCTGGTGGTGAGTCTGGCCATCCCCCTGGCCATCTACGTTCTCAGGTCTGAGAGTGCCGCCTGCCAGGAGGGCCTTCAGATTCAGAGAGAGTGCCACAATGCCACCCAGCTCCTGAGGAAGCAGCTGAGCCAAGTCCAGGAGAGGTTCCTGGGGGCCGAGACCCAAGCTGACACCTGTAAGCAGAGTGTG GTGAAACTGCAGTCTCAGGAGCTGAAGCAACAGAAGAAGGTGCAGGAACTTGAGG GAGCGATCACCAGATTGAACCAAACGCTGCAGACGACTTTGGCAGAACTGGAGCAACTGAG AAAGGAGAGCACGGCCTCAGGCGGAATAACGGAGCCCAGCCCTGCCAGCTCCCAGGCCACCCGCTTTCTCCAGGTGCCCGCGTGGCTCCTGCTACTGGGCCTCAGCATTCGCCTGCTCTGA